The genomic interval AGGTGAGCGGGTTGGCCCCCATGCGCACGCCAAGGCGCGAGATCTCTGCAAGGCCGCGGGTGATCATGGCGCACTGGGTGTTGTAGCCCATGCCCATCCCCTCGAGTGCGCCGGCGGCCAGCGCGATGACGTTCTTGAGCGCGCCGCCGAGCTCTACGCCCACGACGTCGTAGCTCGTGTAGACGCGAAACCAGGGCTGGTGAAAGACCGCCTGCACCTGCCGGGCGATGCGGCCGTTCTCACAGGCAAGCGTGACATTGGTCGGCATCTTCTGGGCGACTTCCTTGGCGAAAGACGGGCCCGAGATGTAGCAGAGCGAGCCGTGCATCTCGCGCGGCAGCTCTTCGAGGAAGACGTCGCTCATGAGCGCCAGCGTGTCTTTCTCGATTCCCTTGGAGGCGGAGACGATCGCCGTGCCAGGCTGCAGGTGATCCTTCATCTCGCGCACGACCGAGCGCAGGAACTGGCTGGGCACCACGCTGACGATGAGGTCCTTGCCGGAGACTGCGGCCTGCAGGTCGCTCGTGGCAGTCAGGTTCTCGGGAAGCTTCGCGCCGGGAAGGAACACGGTGTTCTCATGCTCGGCGTTGACGGCGGCGACGACTTCTTCCTCGCGCGC from Chrysiogenia bacterium carries:
- a CDS encoding NAD(P)-dependent glycerol-3-phosphate dehydrogenase, with product MINLESPKIAVVGAGAWGTALAFVLASKGFPVTLWAREEEVVAAVNAEHENTVFLPGAKLPENLTATSDLQAAVSGKDLIVSVVPSQFLRSVVREMKDHLQPGTAIVSASKGIEKDTLALMSDVFLEELPREMHGSLCYISGPSFAKEVAQKMPTNVTLACENGRIARQVQAVFHQPWFRVYTSYDVVGVELGGALKNVIALAAGALEGMGMGYNTQCAMITRGLAEISRLGVRMGANPLTFAGLSGMGDLVLTCMGSLSRNRTVGERIGKGEKVEDILGGMKQVAEGVETARSTWQLAQRESVEMPIAEQVYRVLHEGKDVKIALQDLLARDLKSELE